One Novipirellula galeiformis DNA window includes the following coding sequences:
- the cyaB gene encoding class IV adenylate cyclase, translating to MFEVEQKYPIDNAGAIEAKLIEAGFRATGTETHRDTYYNHPCRDFAQSKEALRVRRINGTPRITYKGSKLPGTIKARRELEWELGPGDASGENTEELLRHLGFRRVAEVGKTRNVFQASGDVASNDLTVFSVVIDEVDEVGRFAEIECIAEKEADIELAREKIEALADQLGLHQTESRSYLTMLLEIRTAAQRSNAARDSAGQ from the coding sequence ATGTTTGAAGTTGAACAAAAATACCCGATCGACAACGCGGGGGCGATCGAAGCCAAGTTGATCGAAGCGGGGTTTCGGGCTACGGGGACCGAGACGCATCGTGATACCTATTACAACCATCCGTGCCGTGACTTTGCTCAGTCGAAAGAGGCGTTGCGTGTGCGGCGCATCAACGGAACGCCCCGGATCACCTACAAGGGCAGCAAGCTTCCCGGTACGATCAAAGCTCGCCGTGAACTGGAATGGGAACTCGGTCCGGGAGACGCGAGCGGCGAAAATACCGAAGAATTGTTGCGACATCTTGGGTTTCGTCGGGTGGCCGAAGTGGGCAAAACTCGCAATGTGTTTCAAGCTTCTGGCGACGTGGCCTCAAATGATCTCACTGTTTTTTCGGTCGTCATCGATGAAGTGGACGAAGTCGGCCGATTCGCGGAAATCGAATGCATTGCCGAAAAGGAAGCCGATATCGAACTCGCGCGAGAAAAAATCGAAGCGCTAGCAGATCAGCTGGGCTTGCATCAGACCGAGTCGCGAAGTTACTTGACAATGCTGCTGGAGATCCGTACTGCAGCGCAACGGAGCAATGCGGCCAGAGATTCAGCAGGTCAGTAA
- a CDS encoding DNA N-6-adenine-methyltransferase: protein MASIAPPAHTRNAETTDSWITPPGIINDLGPFDLDPCACEPQPWACAKRQYTESDNGLLLPWDGFVWCNPPYGKLMTHWLNRMALHSNGIALVFARTETRSFFADVWPFASSLLFIKGRLTFYRPDGSKPKEGHNSGGPSVLIGYGDEAERRLANSSIAGQLIKTIRKTN, encoded by the coding sequence ATGGCATCGATCGCACCGCCAGCACACACACGAAACGCAGAGACAACGGATAGCTGGATAACACCGCCTGGGATCATTAACGACCTTGGGCCGTTTGATCTGGATCCGTGTGCTTGTGAACCGCAACCGTGGGCATGCGCAAAGCGTCAGTACACGGAAAGCGACAATGGGCTTCTTCTGCCGTGGGATGGCTTCGTTTGGTGTAACCCGCCATACGGAAAACTGATGACACATTGGCTGAACCGCATGGCATTGCACAGCAACGGAATCGCACTTGTGTTTGCACGAACTGAGACGCGTTCGTTCTTTGCGGACGTTTGGCCGTTTGCTTCGTCGCTGCTGTTTATTAAAGGACGGTTGACGTTCTATCGACCAGACGGATCGAAGCCAAAGGAAGGCCACAACAGCGGCGGGCCATCCGTGCTGATCGGTTACGGAGACGAAGCGGAAAGGCGACTAGCCAACTCGAGCATCGCGGGGCAACTCATTAAGACAATTCGAAAAACCAACTAA
- a CDS encoding hemerythrin domain-containing protein, with protein sequence MKTESPKTVAALFEHWKQEHTNLQQELDAFRDWTCEVASQQAAEFSDAAMRLLQIRDRLVDHFVREDQIGRQLREHYPKGSVEVEASYRQACQDHEELLSELDDLADRLDQVDPPFESWMEAVHEVTLFIDRIEEHEECEAEHVRWLAPPDALTPRDRLAPRDTADES encoded by the coding sequence ATGAAAACCGAATCGCCCAAGACCGTCGCCGCGTTGTTTGAGCATTGGAAACAAGAGCACACCAATCTGCAGCAAGAATTGGATGCATTTCGTGACTGGACTTGCGAAGTTGCTTCGCAGCAGGCAGCGGAATTCAGCGATGCTGCGATGCGGCTGCTTCAGATTCGCGACCGATTGGTCGATCATTTTGTGCGTGAAGATCAGATCGGCCGCCAGCTTCGCGAGCACTACCCGAAAGGGTCGGTCGAAGTGGAAGCGAGTTACCGGCAAGCGTGCCAGGATCATGAGGAGTTGCTGTCGGAACTGGACGATTTAGCAGACCGGCTTGATCAGGTGGATCCTCCCTTTGAGTCGTGGATGGAGGCGGTTCACGAAGTGACCTTGTTCATCGACCGGATCGAGGAGCATGAAGAGTGCGAAGCCGAGCATGTCCGCTGGCTGGCACCGCCGGATGCGTTAACACCACGTGATCGATTGGCCCCACGCGATACAGCGGACGAATCGTAA
- a CDS encoding S8 family serine peptidase, whose product MKPDPNAPVYGIPPDLEVGMLSQPLAQETWHLPRSTWRGIRDRVTGKGTVCAVLDTGMTSHPALPKPLDVRSFISGESIIDGNGHGTHCCGTVLGRDEDIGVAMGADLVVGKVLSNRGSGSSSGIAAGVRWATELGVDVISMSLGGGSPYQPTINAIRDAMNAGIWVVIAAGNSGFSGRGNTIGWPARSNEGICTGATKQGGGIANFSSGGDQLTWACPGEQILSCSTNGGFRYMSGSSMATPFGAGLACLIIELMRREGNAAIQSRDAIHAFIKRTTKDAGSPGHDPSFGHGIPQADQIVQLLANDDLSWL is encoded by the coding sequence ATGAAGCCAGATCCCAATGCGCCAGTGTACGGAATTCCGCCCGACCTCGAAGTTGGGATGCTGTCTCAACCGCTCGCCCAAGAGACGTGGCACTTGCCTCGATCGACCTGGCGGGGGATTCGCGATCGGGTAACCGGCAAGGGCACCGTCTGTGCTGTGCTGGATACCGGCATGACCTCCCATCCGGCCTTACCTAAGCCGCTCGATGTTCGCTCCTTCATTTCCGGCGAATCGATCATCGACGGCAACGGACACGGCACCCACTGTTGCGGCACGGTGCTAGGTCGAGATGAGGATATTGGCGTGGCGATGGGTGCCGATCTTGTGGTGGGCAAGGTCCTGAGCAATCGCGGCTCTGGATCGTCCAGTGGGATCGCTGCGGGCGTCCGCTGGGCAACCGAGCTCGGGGTCGATGTGATCTCAATGAGCCTCGGTGGTGGGTCTCCCTATCAGCCGACAATCAACGCGATTCGTGACGCGATGAACGCTGGCATCTGGGTCGTGATCGCCGCAGGAAATTCTGGATTTAGCGGTCGCGGAAACACGATCGGCTGGCCAGCAAGATCCAACGAAGGCATTTGCACCGGCGCGACCAAGCAGGGCGGCGGCATCGCGAATTTCTCTAGCGGCGGTGACCAACTCACGTGGGCTTGTCCCGGAGAGCAGATTCTCAGTTGCTCGACCAATGGCGGGTTTCGGTACATGTCTGGTTCCTCAATGGCCACACCGTTTGGGGCGGGGTTGGCGTGCCTGATCATTGAGCTGATGCGGCGTGAGGGCAATGCAGCGATCCAGAGCCGCGATGCTATCCACGCATTTATCAAGCGGACAACGAAGGACGCCGGATCCCCCGGGCATGATCCTTCGTTTGGCCACGGGATTCCCCAAGCCGATCAAATCGTCCAACTCCTCGCAAATGATGACTTATCATGGCTCTAA
- a CDS encoding helix-turn-helix domain-containing protein gives MKATDEDIAAALELCGGVISDAAECLGMSRRQVHRRVKRSKSLRAVIEDSGEGMKDVAERGLFAAIRNGDPWAIRFFLGRKAKDRGYTTRQEIDADVHNTGTGGVTIFLPDNGRD, from the coding sequence ATGAAAGCTACAGACGAGGACATTGCCGCAGCCCTGGAGTTGTGCGGCGGCGTGATCAGTGACGCAGCGGAGTGCCTCGGCATGTCGCGTCGGCAAGTCCACCGGCGAGTCAAGCGATCCAAGTCACTCCGTGCGGTGATCGAGGATTCCGGCGAAGGAATGAAGGACGTCGCTGAGCGTGGCCTGTTCGCCGCGATCCGAAATGGCGACCCTTGGGCGATTCGATTTTTCCTCGGCCGCAAGGCGAAAGACCGCGGCTACACGACGCGGCAAGAGATCGACGCTGACGTGCACAACACTGGCACCGGAGGCGTGACAATTTTCTTGCCGGACAACGGACGAGATTAG
- the rimI gene encoding ribosomal protein S18-alanine N-acetyltransferase translates to MRTVNIFHITRRDLATVLDIERKCFDFPWTEAEFMRCLKEKNNRGIVARVNESPVGYAICNIQLRSIRILNMAVHPNLQRRKVGKAMFGYLASYLSHKGPSRIDLHVRETNLDAQLFFKSLGAKAFGVFRDFYEGDNESAYLMQYRLEPTNEELTAVKNRMSKYLDPC, encoded by the coding sequence ATGAGAACGGTAAACATTTTTCACATTACTAGACGCGATTTGGCGACAGTGCTCGACATTGAAAGAAAGTGCTTCGACTTCCCATGGACCGAAGCTGAATTCATGCGATGCCTCAAAGAGAAGAATAACCGAGGAATCGTCGCGAGGGTAAACGAAAGCCCTGTTGGATACGCGATTTGCAACATTCAACTGCGGAGCATTCGAATACTAAACATGGCCGTGCACCCGAATCTGCAGCGACGCAAGGTCGGTAAGGCAATGTTCGGCTACTTGGCCAGTTATCTGTCGCACAAAGGGCCGTCGCGGATCGATTTACACGTGCGAGAGACGAATCTCGATGCGCAGCTGTTTTTCAAGTCGCTTGGGGCAAAGGCATTCGGTGTGTTCCGGGACTTCTACGAAGGTGACAACGAATCGGCTTACTTGATGCAGTATCGCCTCGAGCCAACGAACGAGGAATTGACCGCAGTTAAAAACCGAATGTCGAAATACCTCGACCCGTGCTAA
- a CDS encoding tyrosine-type recombinase/integrase, protein MGTLFRRTRAGKRSNWIAEYTDHAGARVQKSTRTPDKTLAKQILGHWESEEAKRSSGMIDPAVERIQLQSLRPIAEHSAEWIASLRSSGRSSVHTDRHETRLALVVDQCQWLTIRDITPESFSTFAAGLRDRGRSAQTVAHYAQAAKQFTRWLTRTGRLPRNPLETISKPNPKSDRRRERRMLLPAEWPWLSAAAGPRALLYEVAIQTGLRSGELRSLKPGNVKLDAHPPHVLIRSGETKDSELARQYITADLRDRLRSIGPANRQHWFALPDKHNMADMIRDDLADARVAWESRPGADKKSDAENDFLLPTNDAGERFDFHALRHTCGAWLAIRKVHPKTIQTVMRHKTITLTMDTYGHLFPGAEPEAINEIGRILHQ, encoded by the coding sequence ATGGGCACCCTATTTCGCCGTACCCGCGCGGGCAAACGAAGCAACTGGATTGCCGAGTACACTGACCACGCGGGGGCTCGCGTCCAGAAATCGACCAGGACGCCCGATAAGACGCTGGCCAAGCAGATCCTCGGGCACTGGGAATCAGAGGAGGCGAAGCGATCAAGCGGCATGATTGACCCTGCCGTGGAGCGTATCCAATTACAATCGCTCCGGCCAATTGCCGAACATTCCGCCGAGTGGATAGCGTCGCTTCGATCCTCTGGCCGGTCGAGCGTCCATACCGACCGCCACGAAACACGCCTGGCCCTCGTTGTCGACCAATGCCAATGGCTGACGATTCGCGACATCACGCCAGAGAGTTTTTCCACTTTCGCCGCTGGGCTCCGCGATCGTGGCCGCTCGGCACAGACCGTCGCGCACTACGCACAGGCCGCGAAGCAATTCACCCGCTGGCTGACTCGTACCGGCCGCCTGCCGCGCAACCCGCTCGAAACGATCAGCAAGCCAAATCCCAAAAGCGACCGCCGCCGCGAACGCCGCATGCTCCTGCCAGCGGAATGGCCGTGGCTCTCCGCCGCAGCTGGGCCGCGCGCACTACTCTACGAAGTCGCGATTCAAACCGGCCTACGATCGGGCGAGCTCCGATCGCTCAAGCCGGGTAACGTCAAGCTCGACGCTCACCCGCCGCACGTCCTGATCCGATCGGGCGAGACCAAGGACAGCGAACTGGCACGCCAGTACATCACCGCCGACCTGCGTGACCGACTCCGCTCGATCGGTCCTGCCAATCGGCAACACTGGTTCGCCTTGCCCGACAAGCACAACATGGCAGATATGATCCGAGACGACCTGGCCGACGCCCGCGTGGCCTGGGAATCCCGACCAGGTGCTGACAAGAAATCTGACGCGGAGAATGATTTCCTCTTACCGACCAACGACGCAGGAGAGCGATTCGATTTCCACGCCCTCCGCCACACCTGCGGTGCCTGGCTCGCGATCCGCAAGGTCCACCCCAAGACGATTCAAACGGTGATGCGGCACAAGACAATCACGCTCACCATGGACACCTATGGCCACTTATTTCCGGGTGCGGAACCCGAAGCGATTAACGAGATAGGCCGGATCCTGCACCAGTAA
- a CDS encoding TlpA family protein disulfide reductase, producing MNQNSRQPSAKRAWWPVGLLILAFGLFAVSRNRPSSQDSVAIGKPAPQLELVRLSVDPAEMTLETMAEGKVALIHLWGTWCGPCKMEYPHLAEMAREFETNDAFEFISISCEAGSSETIEGLTKKTREYLGSIAASTEVFADPRGTTRLNVAERLEKPHMYFPTTILVDRKGTIRGVWEGYSPNGVEQMKVQIEQWL from the coding sequence ATGAACCAAAATTCTCGACAGCCCTCAGCAAAACGAGCATGGTGGCCGGTAGGATTATTGATTTTAGCGTTCGGATTATTTGCTGTCAGTCGAAATCGTCCCTCCAGCCAAGACAGCGTTGCGATTGGCAAACCGGCACCGCAATTGGAGCTGGTTCGGTTGTCGGTCGACCCCGCAGAAATGACGCTTGAAACGATGGCCGAAGGGAAAGTGGCATTGATCCATTTGTGGGGAACGTGGTGCGGTCCTTGCAAGATGGAGTATCCCCACTTGGCCGAAATGGCTCGCGAATTTGAAACCAACGATGCCTTTGAATTCATCTCGATTTCTTGCGAAGCTGGCTCTTCGGAAACAATCGAAGGTCTGACCAAGAAAACGCGAGAGTACCTGGGGTCGATCGCGGCCTCGACCGAAGTGTTCGCGGACCCTCGCGGCACGACACGTTTGAATGTTGCCGAGCGCCTCGAAAAACCGCACATGTATTTTCCAACGACGATCCTAGTCGATCGCAAGGGGACGATCCGTGGCGTTTGGGAAGGCTATTCGCCAAATGGCGTGGAACAGATGAAGGTTCAAATCGAACAGTGGCTTTAG
- a CDS encoding AAA family ATPase: MAKLEEIEGVFRKQYTRRGEWMAGVITAGEDDLPVNGDADDEELSVGHRYRFYGRYTEYRGEKQFKFQTFVPARAHDRDGVIEYLILAGRGNHLGKATAAKLWDAFGSDAVRIVRETPEELLRFSNGMTREQAATIGSILTAKKATEDATIELTNLLTGRGLPKTTARKAIKKWGNKAAEIVRKDPFSLMAFRGCGFKLCDALWIHLGHRPDRLKRQALCAWHSVASDNSGHTWIPIEHVIQSVRQNIGSAKARPIAAIKLAIRLGKMHPEHYGSLSSIKTVGTDGPIDPNGNRVWIAEGKKAAAESDLAEMVAAALAEAKPSTITEYEDRTITWEEAATAFQCARCGRELTAPMVHVWNGKPFGPTCIQTISDGTDVDVVPLVDYAAGLPLQVKTAIQSMPRGNVVVPSRSLWPNPATIDGIDDHQREKLTDALVSRVAILGGSPGTGKTYATAMLIRALLRSGKVGPDDIAIGAPTGKAAVRLTEALQAAGVNLRARTWHSLLGVGQSDEEQGGWSFLYNEKNPWPFRVIIGDESSMLDTALMRSVFAARPRGCHVLLVGDVHQLPPVGTGAPLRDMINSQCIGYGELTEIKRNSGGIVEACAAIRDGKPWGPGDNLIIDEATTPAKQIERMLHHINEAEANGLDPVWDTQVIVAVNDRSPLGRKPINQILQAELNSNPEIKGSPFRLGDKIVCTKNGKYTAIDRDEEANRDDDDNQVYVANGELGKVIAIEPKSFVVSLTSPQRVIRVPRGKPSAGDSDEAASGCSWELAYGMTCHKLQGSEVAICIVLVDEYPGARMVCSREWLYTGLSRAKVRCISLGKKSTADAMCRRVAIGKRKTFLRELLQLNSTEDLLKEFA; this comes from the coding sequence ATGGCAAAACTCGAAGAAATCGAAGGTGTGTTCCGCAAGCAGTACACCCGTCGCGGCGAGTGGATGGCTGGTGTTATCACTGCTGGCGAAGATGACTTGCCAGTCAATGGTGATGCCGACGACGAAGAGCTTTCCGTTGGCCATCGCTATCGATTCTATGGCCGATACACCGAGTACCGCGGCGAGAAGCAATTCAAGTTTCAGACGTTCGTTCCTGCTCGCGCGCACGATCGCGATGGAGTGATCGAGTATCTAATCCTCGCGGGCAGGGGCAACCACCTCGGCAAAGCCACCGCCGCGAAGCTCTGGGATGCATTTGGTAGCGATGCTGTGCGAATCGTTCGCGAAACGCCGGAGGAATTGCTGCGTTTTAGCAATGGCATGACACGCGAGCAGGCCGCCACGATCGGCAGTATCCTGACCGCGAAAAAGGCAACCGAAGATGCGACGATTGAGCTGACCAACTTGCTCACGGGGCGCGGATTACCGAAGACAACCGCACGCAAAGCCATCAAAAAATGGGGTAACAAAGCGGCGGAAATCGTTCGCAAAGATCCGTTTTCCCTGATGGCGTTTCGTGGTTGCGGGTTCAAACTTTGCGATGCCCTGTGGATTCATCTGGGCCATCGTCCTGACCGGCTCAAGCGTCAAGCATTGTGTGCCTGGCACTCTGTGGCGAGCGACAACAGCGGTCACACGTGGATACCGATTGAGCACGTAATCCAGTCGGTTCGTCAGAACATCGGATCAGCCAAGGCTCGGCCAATTGCAGCAATCAAACTCGCAATTCGACTGGGCAAGATGCACCCCGAACATTACGGATCGCTGTCATCAATCAAAACGGTCGGCACCGATGGCCCGATTGATCCCAATGGCAATCGCGTGTGGATCGCGGAGGGTAAAAAGGCGGCGGCGGAGAGTGACCTTGCCGAGATGGTCGCGGCGGCATTGGCAGAAGCTAAGCCATCGACGATCACCGAATACGAAGACAGGACGATTACATGGGAGGAAGCGGCTACCGCGTTCCAGTGCGCTCGCTGTGGACGCGAATTGACGGCACCGATGGTCCACGTCTGGAACGGCAAGCCTTTCGGACCAACGTGCATCCAGACGATTAGTGACGGCACCGACGTTGATGTCGTTCCATTGGTCGACTACGCGGCTGGCTTGCCATTGCAAGTGAAAACGGCCATTCAGTCGATGCCTCGCGGCAATGTGGTTGTCCCCTCGCGCAGCCTATGGCCTAATCCTGCCACGATTGACGGCATTGACGATCACCAACGCGAAAAGTTAACCGACGCACTGGTGAGCCGTGTTGCGATCCTTGGAGGCTCACCAGGAACCGGCAAGACATACGCAACGGCGATGCTGATTCGTGCGTTGTTAAGGTCTGGTAAGGTTGGACCCGATGATATCGCAATCGGTGCTCCCACTGGCAAGGCAGCCGTTCGATTGACCGAGGCTCTGCAAGCGGCTGGCGTCAATCTTCGTGCTCGCACCTGGCACTCTTTGCTTGGTGTTGGCCAGTCCGACGAGGAGCAAGGTGGTTGGTCGTTCCTATACAACGAAAAGAATCCTTGGCCATTCCGCGTGATCATTGGCGACGAATCCTCGATGCTCGACACGGCGCTGATGCGATCGGTGTTCGCTGCTCGTCCGCGTGGATGCCACGTCTTGCTGGTTGGCGATGTCCACCAATTGCCGCCAGTCGGAACCGGAGCCCCGCTGCGAGACATGATCAATAGCCAGTGCATCGGCTACGGCGAGCTAACCGAGATCAAACGCAACAGCGGTGGCATTGTCGAAGCGTGCGCGGCAATCCGCGATGGCAAACCATGGGGCCCGGGTGACAATCTGATCATCGATGAGGCGACCACGCCTGCAAAGCAAATCGAGCGGATGTTGCATCACATCAACGAGGCCGAAGCGAACGGCTTAGACCCAGTCTGGGATACGCAAGTGATCGTCGCGGTCAACGACCGATCGCCGCTCGGACGCAAACCGATCAACCAGATTTTACAGGCCGAACTCAACAGCAATCCCGAGATCAAGGGCAGCCCGTTTCGCCTTGGTGACAAGATCGTTTGCACGAAAAACGGAAAGTATACCGCGATCGACCGCGATGAAGAGGCGAATCGAGACGACGACGACAACCAAGTCTACGTGGCTAACGGGGAGCTCGGGAAAGTCATCGCGATTGAGCCGAAGTCGTTCGTCGTTTCGCTCACCAGTCCCCAACGCGTGATTCGCGTTCCACGCGGCAAGCCATCCGCCGGCGATTCCGACGAGGCGGCAAGTGGCTGCAGCTGGGAACTGGCCTACGGCATGACGTGCCATAAGCTCCAGGGCTCCGAGGTTGCTATCTGCATCGTGTTAGTCGACGAGTACCCGGGTGCACGCATGGTTTGTTCGCGAGAGTGGCTTTACACCGGTCTATCGAGGGCAAAAGTTCGTTGCATTTCACTCGGCAAAAAGTCCACCGCCGACGCGATGTGCCGACGCGTGGCGATCGGCAAGCGAAAAACGTTTCTCAGAGAATTGTTGCAACTGAATAGCACCGAAGATTTGTTAAAGGAATTTGCATGA
- a CDS encoding helix-turn-helix domain-containing protein — protein MAKNLTKAERIARATPIDQRLWLTRRMAADYLSVSNDTIIRFESTGDLKGIPIGSGREKRYKRVDLEELAERIEAQQTNIDRVKNGQA, from the coding sequence ATGGCCAAGAATCTAACTAAGGCCGAGCGAATTGCTCGAGCGACTCCGATTGATCAGCGGCTATGGCTGACGCGGAGAATGGCTGCGGATTATCTGAGCGTTTCCAACGACACGATCATTCGCTTTGAAAGCACCGGCGACCTCAAGGGCATCCCAATCGGCAGCGGTCGCGAGAAGCGATACAAGCGAGTGGACCTGGAGGAATTGGCGGAACGAATCGAAGCACAACAAACCAACATTGACAGGGTGAAAAATGGCCAAGCGTAA
- a CDS encoding phage/plasmid primase, P4 family codes for MPRYDVSTVKQAATNRWPEIFYAVAGVPDGIMDGRHHPCPKCGGDDRFRLIDANEGACLCNQCFASKNGDGIAALQWLTGDDFQATIGKIATHLGVSAEKKRKKADPAEHLEFLPWNKTLAGMWCLKKKPIRPEAIQAIGGKFARYRGQYTVIAVPVWGSSLGAEPPVGYVLYRADGGHLPKWKPNVKEPEWTKVKLTAGSVAGIICNPSTFDDPAKVIWKLEGSTDLATLLSVQPDQAAFTTANGAKEKPLDWIVKLCEGRKVIVCHDADKPGQEGATWVPGRDGQRRSGWAPRLAEAAEKVVNLTLPFPVEPKEGPDVRDYFAGGGTFEILCERIKDAVEFGQTEAKEAASEINEAEDDPQRLARVNLERYKSEHDGRLVYWRDEWWKWKEGRYRKIEKSELNAKIWLAVRHEFEMSWRERRATGDDKPVKKVTRSLVSNVVGAMESMCSIASSISMGTWMADRSKPHYVAAKNGILDLSAVFSGNSAEECLLDHSPEWFSSFRLDYPFDAEAECPKWIDYLDYCMDGDQERIAVLQEWAGYLLRTSNDLQKFLVLEGEGGNGKTVYFAAMTAMLGESNVSHVSIENFDGRFELGTTIGKAANISGDAGEIDMVAEGVLKQFTGGDIMQFDRKNQTPISARPTAKLMAAWNSRPRIRDKSMGLWRRMLLIPFDRTIPQERRVLGMDKPDWWIEQGEAPGILLWAIVGLHRLESQRDFTRSQVSAAAMAEYREDSNPAGEFFSDYISEGDSSIESSRLYELYQYWCRKVGCKPLGSRQFGKELRRKFPKIERIKKRDGKKLLWSYEGINFSVDEIFSEAVEKENNLF; via the coding sequence GTGCCTAGATACGACGTTTCGACTGTTAAGCAAGCGGCTACCAATCGGTGGCCTGAAATCTTTTACGCAGTCGCTGGGGTGCCAGATGGAATCATGGATGGTCGGCATCACCCGTGCCCGAAGTGTGGCGGTGATGATCGATTTCGGCTCATCGACGCCAATGAAGGTGCTTGCCTGTGCAACCAGTGTTTCGCATCCAAAAACGGCGACGGAATCGCAGCTCTCCAGTGGCTTACCGGTGACGACTTCCAGGCCACCATTGGCAAGATCGCGACCCACCTCGGCGTCAGCGCTGAGAAGAAACGCAAGAAAGCGGATCCAGCAGAGCACCTCGAATTCCTGCCATGGAACAAGACGCTGGCGGGTATGTGGTGCCTCAAAAAGAAGCCGATCAGGCCCGAAGCTATCCAAGCGATCGGCGGCAAGTTCGCCCGCTACCGTGGACAGTACACGGTGATCGCGGTTCCAGTCTGGGGATCGTCGCTTGGTGCGGAGCCGCCAGTTGGCTACGTGCTTTATCGCGCCGATGGCGGACACCTGCCAAAGTGGAAACCAAACGTCAAAGAGCCGGAATGGACGAAGGTCAAGCTCACCGCTGGAAGCGTGGCAGGCATCATTTGTAACCCGTCCACGTTCGATGATCCTGCCAAAGTCATCTGGAAGCTCGAAGGATCAACCGATCTCGCCACGCTCCTATCTGTCCAGCCTGACCAGGCCGCATTCACCACCGCCAACGGCGCGAAGGAAAAGCCGCTCGACTGGATCGTAAAGCTGTGCGAAGGCCGAAAAGTCATTGTCTGCCACGATGCCGACAAACCAGGCCAAGAGGGAGCAACTTGGGTCCCGGGCCGCGACGGTCAACGCCGATCTGGCTGGGCGCCGCGACTCGCCGAGGCAGCCGAGAAGGTCGTCAACTTGACGCTCCCGTTTCCGGTCGAGCCAAAGGAAGGCCCCGACGTTCGTGACTATTTCGCTGGCGGCGGCACATTTGAAATCCTCTGCGAGCGGATCAAGGACGCGGTTGAGTTTGGACAAACGGAAGCGAAGGAAGCAGCCAGCGAGATCAACGAGGCCGAGGACGACCCGCAGCGACTCGCACGCGTGAACCTGGAGCGATACAAATCAGAGCACGATGGTCGGTTGGTCTACTGGCGAGACGAGTGGTGGAAATGGAAAGAGGGTCGGTATCGCAAAATCGAAAAGTCGGAACTCAACGCGAAAATATGGCTAGCGGTCCGGCACGAATTCGAAATGAGCTGGCGAGAGCGGCGAGCGACCGGCGACGATAAGCCAGTCAAGAAGGTGACACGCTCACTAGTGTCGAACGTGGTCGGTGCGATGGAATCGATGTGCTCAATCGCGTCCTCGATCTCAATGGGGACCTGGATGGCCGATCGATCAAAGCCACACTATGTTGCCGCGAAGAATGGAATCCTCGACCTGTCAGCCGTGTTTTCCGGCAACTCAGCCGAGGAATGCTTGCTCGATCACTCGCCCGAATGGTTCTCTTCGTTCCGGCTGGACTACCCGTTTGATGCCGAGGCCGAATGCCCCAAGTGGATCGATTACCTTGACTACTGCATGGACGGCGACCAGGAGCGTATAGCGGTGCTGCAGGAGTGGGCTGGCTATCTACTCCGCACGTCCAACGACCTACAGAAATTCCTTGTTCTCGAGGGCGAAGGCGGCAACGGCAAAACGGTCTACTTCGCGGCGATGACGGCGATGCTTGGTGAGTCCAATGTCAGCCACGTCTCGATCGAGAACTTCGATGGACGCTTTGAACTAGGCACCACGATCGGCAAGGCGGCGAATATCAGCGGCGACGCGGGAGAAATCGACATGGTTGCAGAGGGTGTTTTGAAGCAATTCACCGGCGGGGACATCATGCAATTTGACCGCAAGAACCAAACACCGATCTCCGCTCGCCCGACCGCGAAATTGATGGCAGCGTGGAATAGCCGACCGCGGATCCGAGACAAATCGATGGGGCTGTGGCGTCGGATGCTGCTAATCCCGTTTGACCGCACGATACCCCAGGAGCGGCGAGTGCTGGGGATGGATAAGCCCGATTGGTGGATCGAACAAGGAGAGGCTCCCGGCATCCTCCTGTGGGCAATCGTAGGCCTGCATCGACTCGAATCGCAACGCGACTTCACGCGATCTCAGGTGTCTGCAGCGGCTATGGCGGAGTACCGCGAAGACTCAAATCCGGCTGGAGAATTTTTCTCAGACTACATCAGCGAGGGCGATTCTTCGATTGAATCCAGTCGGCTCTACGAACTTTATCAATATTGGTGCCGGAAAGTTGGGTGCAAGCCGCTTGGCTCACGGCAGTTTGGAAAAGAACTACGCAGGAAATTTCCAAAAATCGAGCGGATAAAAAAACGCGACGGAAAAAAACTGCTCTGGAGCTACGAAGGGATAAATTTTTCTGTCGACGAAATTTTTTCAGAAGCGGTAGAAAAAGAAAACAATCTGTTTTGA